One segment of Haloplanus natans DSM 17983 DNA contains the following:
- a CDS encoding MFS transporter, translated as MSILAVSWWDERYAALSVCVGAYFAVRLAQLLVSPVVPSLRGAFGVSRGTIGVILTGMWLVYACVQAPSGAAGDRYGPRRVVLAALGCTAVAAAALAAAPSLLTFGAVALLLGVGAGLYYTPATALLAARFDGMGGVIGVHRVGSQAAGLVAPALAALLGARFGWRVALGSGAVVAAGAFGVVLFRGRSDPSPRLRSTARADGGVAVRPRELLGVLARPPVAAAAALATVGEFAALATLSFLPTLLVEGYGLPLSTAGALFGAYFVVVAALQPVSGWLSDRLGRDAVTGVLFATGAVGYVSLAVGGSLAAALPAVALVGIAMAWGPPVQSRAVDALADAERGVGFGAVRTGYILVGALGPAVVGTLADAAGWTVGFGLLAALLAVAAAALALGRLVGRERRPRGSAAFGLFLRDDDERPAE; from the coding sequence ATGTCGATATTGGCGGTGTCGTGGTGGGACGAGCGGTACGCCGCGCTCTCGGTGTGTGTCGGGGCGTACTTCGCGGTGCGTCTCGCGCAGTTGCTCGTCAGCCCCGTCGTCCCGTCGCTCCGGGGGGCGTTCGGCGTCTCACGTGGCACCATCGGGGTGATCCTCACCGGGATGTGGTTGGTGTACGCCTGCGTGCAGGCGCCGAGCGGCGCCGCCGGGGATCGGTACGGTCCGCGGCGGGTCGTCCTCGCGGCACTCGGCTGTACCGCCGTCGCGGCCGCCGCCCTCGCGGCGGCGCCTTCCCTGCTCACCTTCGGTGCCGTTGCCCTCCTACTGGGCGTCGGCGCCGGCCTCTACTACACGCCGGCGACGGCGTTGCTCGCCGCCCGATTCGACGGCATGGGCGGCGTCATCGGCGTTCACCGCGTCGGCAGTCAGGCCGCGGGGCTGGTCGCCCCCGCGCTGGCCGCGCTCCTCGGCGCTCGGTTCGGCTGGCGCGTCGCCCTCGGGAGCGGCGCCGTCGTCGCCGCCGGTGCGTTCGGGGTCGTCCTCTTTCGTGGTCGGAGCGATCCGTCGCCACGCCTCCGGTCGACGGCGCGAGCCGACGGCGGGGTGGCGGTCCGTCCACGCGAACTCCTCGGCGTACTCGCCCGCCCGCCGGTCGCCGCGGCGGCCGCGCTGGCGACAGTCGGGGAGTTCGCCGCGCTGGCGACGCTGTCCTTTCTTCCCACACTCCTCGTCGAGGGGTACGGACTCCCGCTGTCGACGGCGGGCGCGCTGTTCGGGGCGTATTTCGTCGTCGTGGCGGCGCTACAGCCCGTGAGCGGGTGGCTCTCGGATCGGCTCGGCCGCGACGCAGTCACCGGCGTGCTCTTCGCGACGGGCGCCGTCGGCTACGTATCGCTCGCGGTCGGTGGGAGTCTCGCCGCGGCCCTCCCGGCCGTGGCGCTCGTCGGTATCGCGATGGCGTGGGGGCCGCCGGTGCAGTCGCGGGCCGTCGACGCTCTCGCTGACGCCGAGCGTGGCGTCGGCTTCGGCGCCGTGCGCACGGGGTACATCCTCGTCGGGGCGCTCGGCCCCGCTGTCGTCGGTACGCTGGCCGACGCCGCCGGCTGGACCGTCGGCTTCGGCCTGCTCGCGGCTCTTCTCGCCGTCGCGGCCGCCGCCCTCGCTCTCGGGCGACTCGTCGGCCGGGAGCGCCGACCCCGCGGCTCAGCGGCGTTCGGGCTCTTTCTGCGGGATGACGACGAACGCCCGGCCGAGTGA
- a CDS encoding cupin domain-containing protein, producing the protein MRVNETDLDWATTERDETAFRRKRLAAAAGGERLGCSLYELPPGKKSWPFHFHTGNEEALYVLAGTGRLRTEDGTEPLDSGDYVAFPIGADGGHRVINDGDDTLRYLALSTMNEPDVTVYPDSDKIGVYAGSAPGSDDPRSVAGYYRRDDDVDYWLDEG; encoded by the coding sequence ATGCGTGTCAACGAAACCGACCTCGACTGGGCGACGACCGAACGCGACGAGACGGCGTTCCGGCGCAAGAGACTCGCGGCGGCGGCCGGCGGCGAACGTCTCGGCTGTTCGCTGTACGAACTCCCGCCCGGCAAGAAGTCGTGGCCCTTCCACTTCCACACCGGCAACGAGGAGGCGCTGTACGTCCTCGCGGGGACGGGACGGCTCCGAACCGAGGACGGGACGGAACCGCTCGACTCCGGCGACTACGTGGCGTTTCCGATCGGTGCGGACGGGGGTCACCGCGTGATCAACGACGGTGACGACACCCTGCGCTATCTGGCGCTGTCGACGATGAACGAACCGGACGTGACGGTGTACCCCGATTCCGACAAGATCGGCGTCTACGCGGGGTCGGCGCCGGGGAGCGACGACCCGCGGAGCGTGGCGGGCTACTACCGCCGCGACGACGACGTGGACTACTGGCTCGACGAGGGCTGA
- a CDS encoding DUF7853 family protein, with protein MSPTTCHGPDGVELSREAAWVLHAAVLDHVERLVAAGRSPDRAVTILDRIESCEPLDAADRDLVRDALSTYDAPDRDREPVASIRAALSTPRADRR; from the coding sequence ATGTCCCCGACCACCTGCCACGGTCCCGACGGCGTCGAACTCTCGCGTGAAGCGGCGTGGGTGCTCCACGCCGCCGTCCTCGACCACGTCGAACGGCTCGTCGCGGCCGGGCGGTCGCCCGACCGTGCCGTGACGATCCTCGACCGGATCGAGTCGTGTGAGCCACTCGACGCGGCCGACCGTGACCTCGTTCGCGACGCCCTCTCGACGTACGACGCCCCCGACCGTGACCGGGAGCCAGTAGCCTCGATCCGCGCCGCCCTCTCGACCCCTCGGGCGGACCGCCGCTAG
- a CDS encoding acyl-CoA dehydrogenase family protein: MLDYVDLEADLDEEERLIRDTARRFVDEQVRPGIADHFLDGTFPTDLIPEMGELGFYGPNLDGHGLPNVSERAYGLLMQELEAADSGVRSMASVQGALVMYPIHAFGTETQRERWLPDLATGEAVGCFGLTEPEHGSDPSSMATRADPDGDGYRLTGSKTWITNAPIADVAVVWARDRSVPDEPVRGFLVETDRDGVRTPEIDEKLSLRASITGEISLSEVWVPDAAVLDVTGMKGPLSCLTQARYGIAWGAVGAARDCFETALAYATEREQFGRPIGGFQLQQEKLAELATRITTAQLLAHRLADLKERGDLRPQQVSMAKRNNVRMAREGSRTAREILGGNGITADYPPMRHLANMETVYTYEGTHDIHSLILGEDLTGLSAFE, translated from the coding sequence ATGCTCGACTACGTCGACTTGGAGGCCGACCTCGACGAAGAGGAGCGGCTGATCCGCGACACCGCCCGCCGGTTCGTCGACGAACAGGTCCGCCCCGGCATCGCCGACCACTTCCTCGACGGCACGTTTCCGACCGATCTGATCCCGGAGATGGGCGAACTGGGCTTTTACGGCCCGAACCTCGACGGCCACGGCCTGCCGAACGTGAGCGAGCGGGCGTACGGCCTGTTGATGCAGGAGCTCGAAGCCGCCGACTCGGGGGTGCGCTCGATGGCGAGCGTTCAGGGCGCGCTGGTGATGTATCCGATCCACGCGTTCGGAACCGAGACACAGCGGGAGCGGTGGCTGCCCGACCTGGCGACGGGCGAGGCGGTCGGCTGTTTCGGCCTGACCGAACCCGAACACGGCTCGGACCCGTCGTCGATGGCGACCCGCGCCGACCCCGACGGCGACGGCTACCGGCTGACGGGGTCGAAGACGTGGATCACGAACGCCCCCATCGCGGACGTGGCGGTGGTGTGGGCGCGGGATCGGAGCGTCCCCGACGAGCCCGTCCGGGGCTTTCTCGTCGAGACGGACCGCGACGGCGTGCGGACGCCGGAAATCGACGAGAAGCTCTCCCTTCGGGCCTCCATCACGGGCGAGATCAGCCTCTCAGAGGTGTGGGTGCCCGACGCGGCCGTCCTCGACGTGACGGGGATGAAGGGGCCGCTCTCCTGTCTCACGCAGGCGCGCTACGGCATCGCGTGGGGGGCGGTCGGCGCCGCTCGCGACTGCTTCGAGACGGCGCTGGCCTACGCCACGGAGCGCGAACAGTTCGGCCGGCCGATCGGTGGCTTCCAACTCCAGCAGGAGAAACTGGCGGAGTTGGCGACGCGGATCACGACGGCGCAACTGCTCGCTCACCGGCTGGCGGACCTGAAAGAGCGGGGCGACCTGCGGCCCCAGCAGGTGTCGATGGCCAAGCGCAACAACGTTCGGATGGCCCGCGAGGGCTCCCGGACCGCCCGCGAGATACTGGGTGGCAACGGCATCACGGCCGACTACCCGCCGATGCGCCACCTCGCCAACATGGAGACGGTGTACACCTACGAAGGCACCCACGACATCCACTCGCTGATCCTCGGCGAGGATCTGACGGGGCTGTCGGCGTTCGAATAG
- a CDS encoding tRNA (guanine(26)-N(2))-dimethyltransferase, protein MRVTEGEVEFEVADARDGASQGRGEGVFYNPTQELNRDVTVAVLRAYREREPRAETYLDAMTASGVRAVRAAAAGWDVTALDTDPDAVSLARENAARNDLAVDVIERDANVHMHDSTHDVIDLDPFGTPIPFADAAVANARDLVCVTATDTAPLCGAHFESGVRSYGAVPRNTDYHPEMGLRVLLSALVRTAARYDTAARPICSHVSRHYARTYLELDGRATQADACIDELGYVHHCEDCLTREAESGLIAHPPEDCPACGGNRVVTAGPLWLGAIRDREFVTAVRERVDDGMGEAARARRLLDTLEAELDEPTHYDQHRLCKEWTRSAPAMDDFLADLRDAGYDASRAHYHGTAFKTDASVEEIRVATAE, encoded by the coding sequence ATGCGCGTCACCGAGGGCGAGGTCGAGTTCGAAGTCGCGGACGCCCGCGACGGCGCGAGCCAGGGCCGCGGCGAGGGCGTCTTCTACAACCCAACACAGGAACTGAACCGGGACGTGACCGTCGCCGTCCTGCGGGCCTATCGCGAGCGCGAACCCCGTGCGGAGACGTATCTCGACGCCATGACCGCAAGCGGCGTCCGCGCCGTCCGCGCGGCCGCGGCGGGCTGGGACGTGACGGCGCTCGACACCGACCCCGACGCCGTTTCCCTCGCCCGGGAGAACGCCGCCCGCAACGACCTCGCTGTCGACGTGATCGAACGCGACGCCAACGTCCACATGCACGACTCCACACACGACGTGATCGACCTCGACCCCTTCGGCACGCCGATCCCGTTCGCCGACGCCGCCGTCGCCAACGCCCGCGACCTGGTCTGTGTCACCGCCACCGACACCGCGCCGCTCTGTGGCGCCCACTTCGAGAGCGGCGTCCGCTCCTACGGCGCCGTCCCCCGCAACACTGATTATCACCCCGAGATGGGGCTTCGGGTCCTCCTCTCGGCGCTCGTGCGCACCGCCGCCCGCTACGACACGGCCGCCCGCCCCATCTGCTCGCACGTCTCCAGACATTACGCCCGCACGTATCTCGAACTCGACGGCCGAGCGACGCAAGCCGACGCCTGTATCGACGAACTCGGCTACGTTCACCACTGCGAGGACTGTCTCACCCGCGAGGCCGAGTCCGGCCTGATCGCCCACCCGCCCGAGGACTGCCCGGCCTGCGGGGGAAATCGCGTCGTCACCGCCGGCCCCCTCTGGCTGGGGGCGATCCGCGACCGCGAGTTCGTCACCGCAGTCCGTGAACGGGTCGACGACGGGATGGGCGAGGCGGCCCGCGCCCGCCGGCTGCTGGATACGCTCGAAGCGGAACTCGACGAGCCGACCCACTACGACCAGCACCGCCTCTGCAAGGAGTGGACGCGCTCTGCCCCCGCGATGGACGACTTCCTCGCCGACCTGCGGGACGCCGGGTACGACGCCTCGCGCGCACACTACCACGGGACGGCGTTCAAGACGGACGCCTCCGTCGAGGAGATTCGGGTGGCGACCGCCGAGTGA
- a CDS encoding amino acid permease: MVEHRRTLDFKIAFAIGLGTMIAAGIFSLSGTAVAAIGSSAVVAFVLAALVAGLTAASYSEFASIYAENGGGYLFSTRTFEHETLVYAVGAMLFLGYTGTTAFYLATMDEWFFRFIIPESLHGLPHGTTGVVAAVLLGTLNARGTEESGTFQLLVTGAKVAVLIAFVAGAFTFRGPTAAVDTFAARFSADAVGIVTIAALAFITFFGFSAIAASAGEIIEPRKTVPRAIAASIVTVTVLYAFVIVAMVNSPVPAEVIAQEGETAMGRVAAGFLGPVGRSLIVAGAVFSMVSASNASVLAASGIGSLMGRQGQAPRPFARIHTRYGTPFWSVVATTATIVAMIVVFIGLFPAEGGLLPVDLTVSLPALGPLTLTELGLTTLTGFATLNLLLPLSVVNAALVYSRRRFPDLERGFRVPGVPAVPILGILANVALITNLPVKGVVVGLVLVLVLLVAYLVWGGAPGVEDLFERVVPPSEHAGVGAPTGESEAAERGADRHRILVAVARPERAAQYAELAATLGRLRSDDPLVQVVNVTHIPDQTPWETVEETARRRTERIESRLAEAGVDADYTVEGHVCQDVAFDIVQTARDDDADLILMGYPEEHTRIAETVEYTAPCGVLFASGVSDPDTSVVNIGAGGGPHHLDVLPLIERMGQEGAELHVINVTPEGGQGRPENAETTISRLTGAPSVQVQNVAAASIAAGLVRTASENGGVLVIGATRTRRLRRWVFGSTPDQVIELAKSEDLPVLVYASPRGVHGPIEDYIYPVYRALTGRRRGPIDAGSDESTASTPEGRSG, from the coding sequence ATGGTCGAGCACAGACGGACGCTGGATTTCAAGATCGCCTTCGCGATCGGGCTTGGGACCATGATCGCGGCGGGTATCTTCTCGCTGTCGGGCACCGCCGTCGCGGCGATCGGCAGTAGCGCCGTCGTCGCCTTCGTCCTCGCGGCGCTCGTCGCCGGACTCACCGCCGCCTCCTACTCCGAATTCGCCTCGATCTACGCCGAGAACGGCGGCGGCTACCTCTTTTCGACGCGCACGTTCGAACACGAGACGCTCGTCTACGCCGTCGGCGCCATGCTCTTTCTCGGCTACACCGGCACCACTGCCTTCTACCTCGCAACGATGGACGAGTGGTTCTTCCGCTTTATCATCCCCGAGTCGCTGCACGGCCTGCCCCACGGCACGACCGGCGTCGTCGCGGCGGTCCTGCTGGGTACGCTCAACGCCCGCGGCACCGAGGAGAGCGGGACGTTCCAGCTCCTCGTCACCGGTGCGAAGGTGGCCGTCCTCATTGCCTTCGTCGCCGGCGCGTTCACGTTCCGCGGCCCGACGGCCGCCGTCGACACCTTCGCCGCGCGCTTTTCGGCCGACGCCGTCGGCATCGTCACCATCGCCGCCCTCGCTTTCATCACCTTCTTCGGCTTCTCCGCCATCGCCGCCAGCGCCGGCGAGATCATCGAACCGCGCAAGACGGTGCCACGGGCCATCGCCGCGAGTATCGTCACCGTCACCGTCCTCTACGCGTTCGTCATCGTCGCGATGGTCAACTCGCCCGTCCCGGCCGAAGTGATCGCCCAGGAGGGTGAGACGGCGATGGGCCGGGTCGCCGCCGGCTTCCTCGGTCCCGTCGGCCGGTCGCTCATCGTCGCCGGCGCGGTGTTCAGCATGGTCAGCGCCTCGAACGCGAGCGTCCTCGCCGCGAGCGGTATCGGCTCCCTGATGGGCCGACAGGGGCAGGCACCCCGGCCCTTCGCCCGCATCCACACCCGCTACGGCACGCCGTTTTGGAGCGTGGTGGCGACCACGGCCACCATCGTCGCCATGATCGTCGTCTTCATCGGCCTCTTTCCCGCCGAGGGCGGGTTGCTCCCCGTCGACCTCACCGTCTCCCTGCCGGCGCTCGGCCCCCTGACCCTCACCGAACTCGGCCTGACGACGCTCACCGGGTTCGCGACGCTCAACCTCCTCCTGCCGCTCTCGGTGGTCAACGCCGCCCTCGTCTACTCCCGGCGGCGGTTCCCCGACCTGGAGCGTGGCTTCCGCGTCCCCGGCGTCCCGGCCGTCCCGATCCTCGGCATCCTCGCCAACGTCGCGCTCATCACCAACCTGCCGGTCAAGGGGGTGGTCGTCGGCCTCGTCCTCGTCCTCGTGCTCCTCGTGGCCTACCTCGTCTGGGGCGGCGCGCCGGGCGTCGAGGACCTGTTCGAGCGGGTGGTCCCCCCGTCGGAACACGCGGGCGTCGGCGCGCCGACCGGCGAATCGGAGGCCGCCGAAAGGGGGGCCGACCGCCACCGCATCCTCGTCGCCGTTGCCCGGCCGGAGCGGGCCGCCCAGTACGCCGAACTCGCCGCGACGCTCGGGCGCCTCCGCAGCGACGATCCGCTCGTACAGGTCGTCAACGTCACCCACATCCCCGACCAGACGCCGTGGGAGACGGTGGAGGAGACGGCCCGTCGGCGCACCGAACGCATCGAATCGCGGCTCGCAGAGGCAGGCGTCGACGCCGACTACACCGTCGAAGGCCACGTCTGTCAGGACGTTGCCTTCGACATCGTCCAGACCGCTCGCGACGACGACGCCGACCTAATCCTCATGGGCTATCCCGAGGAACACACCCGCATCGCGGAGACGGTGGAGTACACCGCCCCCTGTGGCGTGCTCTTCGCCAGCGGCGTCTCCGATCCGGACACGAGCGTCGTCAACATCGGCGCCGGCGGCGGCCCCCACCACCTCGACGTCCTCCCCCTCATCGAGCGCATGGGTCAGGAAGGGGCGGAACTACACGTCATCAACGTCACGCCCGAGGGCGGACAGGGGCGGCCGGAGAACGCCGAGACGACCATCTCGCGACTCACTGGCGCGCCCTCCGTTCAGGTGCAGAACGTCGCCGCCGCCAGCATCGCGGCGGGCCTCGTCCGCACCGCGAGCGAGAACGGCGGCGTCCTCGTCATCGGGGCCACGCGCACCCGGCGGCTCCGGCGGTGGGTGTTCGGCAGCACGCCGGATCAGGTCATCGAACTCGCCAAGAGCGAGGATCTGCCCGTCCTCGTCTACGCGAGTCCGCGCGGCGTCCACGGACCGATCGAGGACTACATCTACCCCGTCTACCGCGCGCTCACCGGGCGGCGGCGCGGCCCCATCGACGCCGGCTCCGACGAGTCCACGGCGTCGACGCCCGAGGGCCGGTCGGGATAA
- a CDS encoding class I SAM-dependent methyltransferase, whose amino-acid sequence MSVQAEFDRWASEGKDRGMEKRHWHTAKEALARMPVEAGETVLDLGTGSGYALRALRETRDVGRAVGLDASGEMVRNARSYTDDPRLDFCRGDFGHLPLRDDSVDHVWSMEAFYYARDPDAVLRELLRVLRPGGTFFCAVNFFEESVHTHEWKETVGVEMHLWNREQYRERFRKAGFHVAEQSTIPDREIEIPDVDAFPTDDWERREAMVDRYRTWGTLLTVGVAP is encoded by the coding sequence ATGAGCGTGCAAGCCGAGTTCGATCGGTGGGCGAGCGAGGGGAAGGATCGAGGCATGGAGAAGCGACACTGGCACACGGCGAAGGAGGCGCTCGCCCGGATGCCGGTCGAAGCCGGCGAGACGGTGCTCGATCTGGGCACCGGGTCGGGCTACGCGCTCCGGGCGCTCCGCGAGACGCGGGACGTGGGTCGGGCGGTCGGCCTCGACGCCTCGGGCGAGATGGTTCGAAACGCGCGGAGCTACACCGACGACCCCCGCCTCGACTTCTGCCGTGGCGACTTCGGCCACCTCCCGCTCCGCGACGACAGCGTCGACCACGTCTGGTCGATGGAGGCCTTCTACTACGCCCGCGACCCGGACGCCGTCCTCCGAGAACTTCTCCGCGTCCTGCGCCCCGGCGGCACGTTCTTCTGTGCGGTGAACTTCTTCGAGGAGAGCGTCCACACCCACGAGTGGAAGGAGACGGTCGGCGTCGAGATGCACCTGTGGAATCGCGAGCAGTACCGCGAGCGGTTCCGGAAGGCGGGCTTTCACGTCGCCGAGCAGAGCACCATCCCCGACCGCGAAATCGAGATTCCGGACGTCGACGCGTTCCCGACCGACGACTGGGAGCGCCGCGAGGCGATGGTCGACCGCTACCGGACGTGGGGGACGCTCCTGACGGTCGGCGTCGCGCCGTAG
- a CDS encoding site-2 protease family protein, with protein sequence MDEPTVPGDLPDPGSLTEAFLVYEVEVAEERVRYYGELAGAKESVMRTLAPAFRERGYRVDLTYETGEYVLTATERSTGVDGVPWSHVALFGATVLTTLYAGSQWYGIDLSADPLAIVGAWPFALSVMGVLAIHELGHYAFSRYHDVEATLPYFIPIPSILGTLGAVIRMKDTIPSRRALFDIGVAGPLAGLAATVVVTAVGVSLPPVATDGSMVADLELGYPLLVQGIAALLGEPLTYGPGSTVNPVVVGGWVGAFVTFLNLLPVGQLDGAHVTRALVGDRLASVQRLVPIALFGLAGYLVLFENGQGAQVWGLWALLALLFSRAGNATPMDETPVDVKRRAIGVLTLLLGMACFTPVPIAFVG encoded by the coding sequence ATGGACGAACCCACGGTTCCGGGCGACCTCCCCGACCCGGGGTCGCTCACGGAGGCGTTTCTCGTATACGAGGTGGAGGTGGCCGAGGAGCGGGTTCGGTACTACGGCGAACTCGCCGGCGCGAAGGAGTCGGTCATGCGGACGCTCGCCCCCGCGTTCCGGGAGCGGGGCTACCGCGTCGACCTCACCTACGAGACGGGCGAGTACGTCCTGACCGCGACGGAGCGCTCGACGGGGGTCGACGGCGTGCCGTGGAGCCACGTGGCGCTGTTCGGGGCGACGGTGTTGACGACGCTGTACGCCGGGTCACAGTGGTACGGCATCGACCTGTCGGCCGATCCGCTCGCCATCGTCGGGGCGTGGCCCTTCGCCCTCTCGGTGATGGGCGTCCTCGCGATTCACGAACTCGGTCACTACGCGTTCAGCCGGTACCACGACGTGGAGGCGACGCTTCCCTACTTCATCCCGATCCCGAGCATCCTCGGGACGCTCGGGGCGGTGATCCGCATGAAAGACACCATCCCGAGCCGTCGTGCCCTGTTCGACATCGGCGTCGCCGGTCCCCTCGCCGGGCTGGCGGCCACCGTCGTCGTCACCGCGGTCGGCGTCTCGCTCCCGCCGGTGGCGACGGACGGGTCGATGGTCGCCGACCTGGAACTCGGCTACCCCCTGCTGGTGCAGGGCATCGCCGCCCTCCTGGGCGAACCGCTGACGTACGGCCCCGGTTCGACCGTCAACCCGGTCGTCGTCGGCGGCTGGGTCGGCGCGTTCGTCACGTTCCTCAACCTTCTCCCCGTCGGCCAACTCGACGGGGCACACGTGACGCGGGCGCTCGTCGGCGACCGTCTGGCCTCGGTCCAGCGGCTGGTTCCGATCGCGCTGTTCGGGCTTGCGGGCTACCTCGTCCTGTTCGAGAACGGCCAGGGCGCCCAGGTCTGGGGGCTCTGGGCCCTGCTTGCGCTGCTGTTCTCCCGCGCCGGCAACGCGACGCCGATGGACGAGACGCCAGTGGACGTGAAACGGCGGGCGATCGGCGTCCTGACGCTGCTTCTCGGGATGGCGTGTTTCACGCCGGTACCCATCGCGTTCGTCGGCTAG
- a CDS encoding YihY/virulence factor BrkB family protein gives MSARSRVALVRAVVHEVRTRDVTLLAASIAYYAFVSLLPSLVLTTVVATAVGGAALRTAVLDLAGRYLLPVGQGVVDEALANTAGRGGVTLVGLPLLLWGSLKLFRGIDTAFARIYGTPARDFLGSLRVGVTVLVAVGVGAFGGVALVGAATLIRTPVALVAPLIFFAILLAALFPVYYLTPAGSVSPGEALPGALLCAGGWTVFGTAFALYAAAATTSGQAALYGTLGAILLLVTWFYLAGLVLLVGATLNAVRADRSVDRDRQVQHPPDRDDVTTAMTGDDTQTDPSPAPDIEDLEDRLDSVREDLDAFEADVEERTVDRPDLESELKAYVRRRMRRGHARGWGPYLVLLYGTAMTLGAFYLLSDLVALVAMIVIFLSTLGLYVLFVLAGVGFTLLGKPGQALDALRRFRR, from the coding sequence GTGTCCGCTCGATCACGGGTCGCCCTCGTCCGCGCCGTCGTCCACGAGGTGCGGACGCGGGACGTAACCCTGTTGGCCGCCAGCATCGCCTACTACGCCTTCGTCTCCCTGCTTCCCTCACTCGTCCTGACGACCGTCGTCGCCACCGCCGTCGGGGGAGCGGCGCTCCGGACGGCGGTCCTCGATCTCGCCGGTCGGTATCTCCTCCCCGTCGGGCAGGGGGTGGTCGACGAGGCGCTGGCGAACACGGCGGGTCGAGGCGGCGTCACGCTCGTCGGCCTCCCACTCCTGCTCTGGGGTTCGCTCAAGCTCTTTCGCGGCATCGACACCGCCTTCGCCCGCATCTACGGCACTCCCGCCCGCGATTTCCTCGGGAGCCTCCGGGTCGGCGTGACGGTCCTCGTCGCCGTCGGCGTCGGCGCCTTCGGCGGCGTCGCCCTCGTCGGCGCCGCGACCCTCATCCGAACGCCGGTCGCCCTCGTTGCCCCCCTGATCTTCTTCGCCATCCTCCTCGCCGCACTCTTTCCGGTGTACTACCTGACCCCGGCGGGTAGCGTCTCGCCGGGCGAGGCGCTCCCCGGCGCACTCCTGTGTGCCGGCGGCTGGACGGTCTTCGGGACGGCCTTTGCCCTCTACGCGGCGGCCGCGACGACGAGCGGCCAAGCCGCCCTCTACGGCACGCTCGGGGCGATCCTCCTGCTCGTGACGTGGTTCTACCTCGCCGGCCTCGTCTTGCTCGTCGGCGCGACGCTGAACGCCGTCCGGGCCGATCGCTCGGTCGACCGGGATCGGCAGGTACAACACCCGCCGGACCGAGACGACGTGACGACGGCAATGACCGGCGACGACACGCAAACGGACCCCTCCCCGGCACCGGATATCGAGGACCTCGAGGACCGACTCGACTCGGTCCGCGAGGATCTGGACGCCTTCGAGGCCGACGTGGAGGAACGGACGGTCGACCGGCCGGATCTGGAGTCGGAACTGAAGGCGTACGTCCGCCGGCGGATGCGCCGCGGCCACGCCCGCGGCTGGGGACCCTATCTCGTTCTCCTCTACGGGACGGCCATGACGCTCGGCGCCTTCTATCTCCTCTCCGATCTCGTTGCGCTCGTCGCCATGATCGTGATCTTCCTCTCGACGCTCGGGCTGTACGTCCTTTTCGTCCTCGCGGGCGTCGGCTTCACCCTGCTCGGCAAACCCGGGCAGGCCCTCGATGCACTCCGGCGGTTTCGGCGCTGA
- a CDS encoding phosphatase PAP2 family protein, whose amino-acid sequence MSRAVHTVADRGVGETAVVETVPDTVVGLFGVLTHLGDPVALLLLVAAGYLLANHLGVSSTRMAAAMGLALGGFALTLALKYGFALPRPPGAGTDGYGFPSGHAIGATVVYGGLAGLLAPHDRRVTRVAAALVLVVAASRVLIGVHYLVDVVVGVAVSVGYLAVAFRVGPGWAPEEVSPGAVGRTFALAAGLGAAAVGVTVIVDTVIAAAAAVGGWLSWRVVADRVVESAGTTRQLVASVVVIPAVGVVAATVVGGDVSLPVAAGLAGGTVAVVLAAPGLSALGVPAR is encoded by the coding sequence ATGTCGCGTGCCGTCCACACCGTCGCCGACCGTGGCGTCGGCGAAACGGCCGTCGTCGAGACGGTTCCCGATACCGTCGTTGGCCTCTTTGGCGTCCTCACCCACCTCGGCGATCCGGTGGCGCTCCTGTTGCTCGTGGCCGCGGGCTATCTCCTCGCGAACCACCTCGGCGTGTCGTCGACGCGCATGGCGGCCGCGATGGGCCTCGCGCTCGGCGGCTTCGCCCTGACGCTCGCGCTCAAATACGGCTTCGCCCTCCCACGCCCGCCGGGCGCGGGGACGGACGGCTACGGCTTTCCCAGCGGCCACGCCATCGGCGCGACGGTCGTCTACGGCGGCCTCGCGGGGTTGTTGGCCCCCCACGACCGCCGCGTGACGCGTGTCGCCGCCGCGCTCGTCCTCGTCGTCGCCGCCTCGCGGGTACTCATCGGCGTCCACTACCTCGTCGACGTGGTCGTCGGCGTCGCCGTCAGCGTTGGCTACCTCGCCGTCGCGTTCCGTGTCGGCCCCGGGTGGGCGCCCGAGGAGGTGAGTCCCGGCGCCGTGGGGCGCACGTTCGCGCTCGCGGCCGGCCTCGGTGCCGCGGCGGTCGGCGTCACGGTCATCGTAGACACCGTCATCGCCGCCGCCGCGGCCGTGGGCGGGTGGCTAAGCTGGCGAGTGGTCGCGGACCGGGTGGTCGAAAGCGCCGGCACGACCCGCCAGCTCGTCGCGTCCGTGGTCGTCATCCCGGCCGTCGGCGTCGTCGCCGCAACCGTCGTCGGCGGGGACGTCTCGCTTCCCGTCGCCGCCGGACTCGCCGGCGGGACCGTCGCGGTGGTGCTCGCCGCGCCCGGCCTGTCGGCGCTCGGCGTGCCGGCGAGGTGA